GTTAGGCGGGCCCGGGCGGCCGCGCATACCGGGCGGGTCCGGACGTACCACCGCAGAATCATGAGCATGGATCTGCCGGTGATGCCCCCCGTGAAACCGATGCTCGCCAAGTCCGTGGCCAAGATCCCGCCCGGCATGCAGTACGAGGCCAAGTGGGACGGTTTCCGGGCGATCGTGCATCGGGACGGCGACGAGATCGAGATCGGCAGCCGCACGGGGAAGTCCCTGACCAGGTATTTCCCGGAGCTGGTGGCGGCGCTGCGGATCAATCTGCCCGACCGCTGCGTCATGGACGGCGAGATCGTCATCGTCAATGGCGGGCGGCTCGACTTCGACCGGCTGACCGAGCGGATCCATCCCGCCGCCTCCCGCGTGAAACTGCTCGCCGAGACGACCCCCGCCAGTTTCGTCGCCTTCGACCTGCTCGCCCTCGGCGACGAGGCGCTCCTCGACACCCCGCTCACCGAGCGCCGTACCGCCCTTGCCCAGTCCCTCTCCACCGCTCGGCCCCCCGTTCACCTCGCGCCCGCGACCACCGACCCCGCGCTCGCGCGGGAGTGGTTCGAGCGGTTCGAAGGCGCCGGGCTCGACGGGGTGATCGCCAAGCCGCTCGATCTCCCCTACCGGCCCGATGCCCGCCTCATGTTCAAGATCAAGCACGAACGTACCGCCGACGTCGTCGTCGCGGGTTTCCGTTTCCACAAGAGCGGTCCGATTGTCGGATCGCTCCTGCTGGGGTTGTACGACGACACCGGCGTCCTCCAGCACGTGGGCGTGTGCGCCGCCTTCCCCATGAAGCGGCGCGCCGAGCTGGTGGAGGAGCTCGACCCGCTGCGGATGGAAGACCCCACCGGGCATCCCTGGGCGGCCTGGGCCGAGGAGTCCGCGCACGAGAGCGCCCGGCTGCCCGGCGCGCAGAGCCGCTGGACCGGCAAGAAGGACCTGTCCTGGGTGCCGCTGCGCCCGGAGCGGGTCGTCGAGGTCGCCTACGACCACATGGAGGGCGACCGCTTCCGGCACACCGCCCAGTTCCGCCGGTGGCGGCCCGACCGGGTGCCGGAGAGCTGTACGTACGCCCAGTTGGAGGAGGTCGTCGGCTACGACCTGGCGGAGGTGCTCGGCCCGCGGCCGGACGCCGCGGGGGCACCCTGAGGCCCGCCTCAGCCCGTCGTCAGCTTCTCCCACTCCCCCCGGTCCGGGCCCGCGAGCCTCGGCGCGTAGTCCGGACGCGCTTCCAGCCAGCGCGCGACCCGGGCCCGGATCTCCGGGCCGGCGTACGCGCGCTCCGGCGGCTCGGCCAGGTGTCGGACCCGCGCCCTCGCCCGCATCACCTCCGGGTCCTCCAGCGCGCAGTCGAACAGCGCCGCCACCTCGCGCGGCGTCCCCGAGCGCACGGCCCGGGTCGCGAACCGCTCCCCGATCGCCGAGTCGGCGACCACCTGGAAGTCGAACCAGGGCTTCAGCGTGCGCACCGCCCAGTCGTGGTACTCGGCGGCGAACCGCTCCGATCCGGGGTCCTGGTGCGCCGTACGGGCCACCCTGAGCGCCGCCCACAGCGCGAGCGAAGTGCCCTGCCCGAGGGTCGGGTTGGTGTGCGTGATCGCGTCCCCGATCGGGACCAGCCCGCTCACCACGGGGCCCCGCTCGTCGGCCTGCGGGCTCCACCGGTTGTCCAGGCTCGCGGTGGCGAGTACGTCCGACAGCGGTCGCGCGCCCAGTGCCAGCCAGGCCTCGCCGGGCGGGAAGGCCCGGGCGGCCCCCTCGAAGATCGCGGGGTCGCGCAGCGCCGAGCGCGTGGTGTCGGTGGTGTGCACGAACAGCGTCACGGCGAACACCCGGTTGTCGGCGGGGAAGACCGCGCACCCGGCGAAGGCCCCGCCGGTCACCGCCCACGGGCGGCGCGGCCCTTCGTCCATGCCCTCGGGCAATCGGTACCAGCGGCAGAAGTAGGCGAGTCCGGTGCGGTGCCGTTCCACGACGGCCGGCCGGCAGCCCGCCGCGGTCAGCCAGCGCTCGGCGCCGCCCCGGCGCCCGCCCGCGTCCACCACGAGGTCCCCCTCGTAACTCCCCTCGTCGGTCGTCACCCCCGTCACCCTGATCCCTGGGGTACCGGGCGTCCCGGGGGCCGCGGTGGGCATGGGGGCCGCGGTCAGCCCGGTGACCGGTTCCCCGTACCGCGAGACGACCCCCGGTTCGGCGCGCAGGGCCGTGGCCAGCGCGCTCTCCAGCAGGATGCGCCGGGCCTGGATCATGACGAGGTCCTCGTCGCCGGGGCGCGCGGGAGGACGTACGTCGAACCAGTCCAGCTCGTGCCGTTCGCGGGCGCCGAGCCGGAGCATCTCCTCGTAGACATCGGGCAGTTCGTGCCGCAGGACAGCGCGCGCGGCGCCGAGCAGTGCGTGCGGCTGGCCCGCCTGCGGTACGGACGGACGGCGCCAGCCGAAGAAGTCGCGGTCGAGGGCGGTGCCCGGGGCGCGGGTGTCGCGCTCGAACAGTTCGGCGGTGTGCCCGTGCCGTGCCGCGAGCAGGGCGGTGGCCAGGCCTCCGATGCCTCCGCCGATGACCAGCACGTGTGCCATTGCGCCCCCCTGAGCCGATGAACGGTACGACGATCAGACCGCCCAGAGCCTGCGCGCGCGGAACCTGGCCGAAACCCGCACGGCCGTCCGAAGATCAGGAGCCCGCGCGGTACGCCTCCACCGCCCGCCGGATCTGCTCCTCGATCAGGTCCGCGTTGATGGCGACGGCCGCCTGGACCCCCTGCGCCGCGGCGCCCGCGACCTGCGCCATCGGGGCCGTCACGTTCCCCGCGACCCAGACCCCGGGCAGCGCGGTGGCCCCGGTCGCCGCGTCGGACGCGACGCAGGTGCCGATCACGTGGCCGTCCCGCTCCAGCCCCGCCGTCGGCAGGCCGAGGCTGGTCAGCACTCCGGAGCGGGCAGCGAACCGGGGGGCCACCACCAGCGCCCGGCATTCCAGCGCTCCTCCGCCCGCCAGGGTCACCCCGCTCAGCCGGTCGTCACCGTCGACCACGAGGCCCGTCACCTCCCCCTCGGCCACCGCGATCCCGAGGGCGGCGAGCAGCTCGCGGTCCTCCGCCGTGAGCTTCCAGGTGTGCGCGAGCAGCGTGGTCCACTCGCACCAGTGCCGCCACAGCTTCGCCTGGTGCACGGAGACCGGGCCGCCCGCCAGCACCGCGACCGGCGTGTCCCGCACCTCCCAGCCGTGGCAGTACGGGCAGTGCAGCACGTCCCGCCCCCAGCGCGCCGCGAGGCCGGGTACGGCGGGCAGCTCGTCCACCAGCCCGGTGGCGACCAGCAGCCGCCGCGCGCGGACCGTCGAGCCGTCCCCGCAGCGCACCAGGAACCTCCCGTCGGGGAGCCGGTCCGCGGCGACGGCCGTGCCCTGCCGGATCCGCCCGCCGTATCCGGTCACCTCCGCCCGGCCCGCGGACAGCAGCTCGGCCGGGTCGCGCCCGTCGTGGCCGAGATAGCCGTGCATGTGCGCGGCGGGGGCGTTGCGCGGGCTGCCGGAGTCGATGACCAGGACCGACCGGCGGGCCCGGACCAGGGTCAGCGCCCCGGCGAGCCCTGCGGCCCCGCCGCCCACGACCACCACGTCGAACAAGCTGTCCATCGTTTCCTTTGCGTCGTCCATGCCGGTGAGCGTCCGCCCGGATATCCACATTTGACAAATGTCCTTGCCGAAGTGGCAAATGGAGCCATGGCCACCGAGGACCGTGACAGCGAAGCGCGTGACGAGGAACTCGCGGGCGTGCTGACCGCCGTGGGCCCACGGCTGCGCGCCCTGCGCCGACAGCGCGGCACCACCCTCGCCGAGCTCAGCGAGACCACCGGAATCTCCCTCTCCACCCTCTCCCGCCTGGAGTCGGGGCAGCGCCGGCCGACGCTGGAGCTGCTGCTTCCGCTCGCCCGGGCGCACCGGGTGGCGCTCGACGAGCTGGTCGGCGCCCCGGAAACCGGAGATCCGCGGATCCGGCCGCGCCCCTTCGTCCGGCACGGCAGGACGTACGTGCCTCTGACGCGGGATTTCGGCGGGTTGCACGCGTACAAGACGGTCCTGCCGCCTGCCGAAGACTCGGCGACCGTGCCCGAGCTGAAGGTCCACGAGGGCTACGAGTGGCTGTACGTGCTGTCCGGGAAGGTGCGGCTGCTGCTGGGCGAGCACGACCTGGTCCTCGGTCCGGGCGAGGCCGCCGAGTTCGACACCCGCACCCCGCACGCCATCTTGAACGCCGGACCGCGCCCCGCCGAGTTCCTCAACCTCTTCGGCCCGCAGGGCGAGCGGATCCACGTCCGGGCCCGGCCCACCACCACCTCACCGGAAGGACGCCGATGAACACCACCGACAGCACCGACAGCACCGACAGCACCGAGCGCCCCGAGCGTGCCGTGCCCCAGCCCAACGCCGTCGTCGGCGTCGGGCTCGTCGTCGTGGCCCCGGACGGCCGGGTGCTGCTCGGCCAGGCGCACGACGGCCGCTGGGAGCTGCCCGGCGGGAAGGTCGATCCCGGGGAGGGCTTCGAGCAGGCGGCCGCCCGGGAGCTGGCCGAGGAGACGGACCTGCGGGCGGCCCCCGAGGGGATCCGCGTGCTCGCCGTCCAGATCAGCGCGAAGTCCGGTGTGACGCGGCTGACGGCGGCCGCCGTCACCACCACGGCGCGGGGCGTTCCCGCCGTCACCGAGCCGCACAAGATCGCCCGATGGGAGTGGTTCGCCCCGGAGGCGATCCCCGCCACCCTCTACGCACCGTCGGCAGCCGTGCTGCGCACGTGGCGCCCGGACCTCACGGCCCTCCCGCACGTGCCCTCGTACGACTATCCGACCGTCGCTGTGCAAGAAACCCACGAGACCCACTAGTGCTGTGGCCCGCTAGCCGAGACCCGCCGGCCGAGTCCCCGGCGCCACTAGACCCGCGCGCCCACCCTCGGCGCGAAGTGCCCCTCGTTCAGGTCCTCCGCCAGCAGCCGCTTCGCGATCGCGTCCGCCGCCACCCTCAGTTCCTCGCTCCGCGGCCGTCCCCGGTCCTGCTCCAACTGGTCCTTCAGCCACTCCGCCCACGCGGCCGAGATGACCCCGGCTTCCCGTTCCCCCGCCGGGGTGTGCGAGAAGAATCCGTTCTGCCGCGTCAGGTAGCCCTCGTCGACCATCCGCTCGAAGACCGGCAGCAGCACCTCCGGCGGCAGGGAGCGCCGCCCGGCCATCAGGCCCAGGCTGGCGTAGCCGACGGTCCGGGTCATCAGGTCCACCTGCATCACCGCCCACGCACCCGCAATGTCCAGCCGGGTGTCGGAGGAGTCGACGATCGCCCGCGCCTCCTCCGGCCCCATGTTCCGCACGAGCTTGCCGACCGCCAGCTCCAGCAGCTTGGCCGAGTCCCCGGAGGCCGTGACCGGCGAGCCGAAGCCGTCGCCCATGTCCGTGGAGCCGGCCCGGGCGGTGTCCCGCAGCCGGACCTGCTTGAGGAAGAGGGCCACCACGAAGCCGACCACCGCCACCGGCACCGTCCACAGGAACACGGTGTGCAGGGCCTCCGCGTACGCGTCGATGACCGGGCCGGCGGCCGCCGGATCGAGCCCGTGCACTCCCTGCGGGCTCTGCGCCGCCGCGCCCAGTTGCGCCGGGTCCTGACCGGTGGCCCGCGCCGCCTCCGCCACGCCCGCCTCGAGTTCGGGCGCCAGGCTGTTGGCGTAGATCGTGCCGAAGACGGCGGTGCCGAAGGCGCTGCCCAGCGTACGGAAGAAGGTGACGCCGGACGTGGCCGTGCCGAGGTCGGCGTAGTCGACGGTGTTCTGCACGGCGATCGTGAGGACCTGCATGCACAGGCCGATGCCGACACCGAGCACGAACATGTACAGCGATTCCAGCCAGGCGTTGGTCCCCGGTCCCATCGTGGACAGCAGGTACAGCCCGACCCCCATCACCGCGCAGCCCACGATCGGGAAGATCCGGTACCGCCCCGTCTTGCTGGTGACGTTGCCGCTGAAGACGGAGGCGATCAGCAGGCCGATGACCAGCGGCAGCGTGCGTACGCCCGAGACCGTGGCCGAATCCCCGTCCACGTACTGAAGGTACGTCGGCAGGAACGTCATCGCGCCCAACATCGCGAAGCCCACCACGAAGCTGAGCACCGAGCAGACCGAGAAGACGGGGTTGCGGAACAGCCGCATCGGCAGCATCGGCTCCGCCGCCCGGGCCTCCACCAGGCAGAACAGCACCAGGGCCACGACGCCGCCGACGAAGAGGCCGATGATCGTCGCCGAGCTCCACGCGAGCTCGTTCCCGCCCAGGCTCGTGGCCAGGATCAGCGCACTGGCTCCGGCCGTGACGAAGGCGATGCCCAGGTAGTCGATTACCGCCCCGCCCGCCGCACGGACCACGGGGATCGTCCGCGCGGCCGCGACCACCACCAGGATGGCGATGGGGACGTTGACGTAGAAGCACCAGCGCCAGGTGAGGTTGTCGGTGAACAGCCCGCCCAGCAGCGGTCCGATGACGGTCGCCACCCCGAAGACGGCGCCGATCGCGCCCTGGTACTTGCCCCGTTCGCGCAGCGGCACCACGTCGGCGATCAGCGCCATGGACGTGACCATCAGGCCGCCGGCCCCGATGCCCTGCACGCCCCGCCACACGATGAGGAGGGTCATGTTGCTCGCGAGGCCGCACAGGAACGATCCGGTGATGAAGATGATCGCCGAGATCTGGAAGATCAGTTTCCGGCCGAACATGTCACCGAACTTGCCCACCAGCACGGTCGCCACGGTCTCGGCGAGCAGGTACGAGGTCACCACCCACGACATGTGGTCCCCGCCGCCCAGATCCGCCACGATCGTGGGCAGAGCCGTGCCCACGATCGTCTGGTCGAGTGCGGCCAGCAGCACACCCAGCATGATCGTGCCGAAGATGACGTTGCGCCGCCGCCGGTCGAGCACGGGGGGCGCTGCGGCTACGGCGGGGGCTGTGGTCACATCTCGCACTCTCACAGCGCCCCTGCCGCCCCGCACCCGGCGCAGGACCGAACGGGTGGCACCCGGCCGGAATCAGCGCAGGTAGGCCAGGCCCGGGTGGGTCGCCGCGTACCCGTCCAGCAGCCGCCGGGCCACCCCCACCGAGTCCACCAGCGGATGCAGCGCGAAGGCCTTCACCGCGGCCGACCGGGAACCGCTCGCCGCGGCCGCCAGGACCTCCCGCTCGACCGCCTTGACGGCCGTCACCAGCCCCACCGCGTGCAGCGGCAGCTGCTCGACGCCCACCGGATGGGCTCCGTTGGCGTCGACCAGGCAGGGGACCTCGATCACCGCCTCGGCGTCGAGGACGGCCAGCGTGGAGCGGTTGGGGACGTTCAGGATCAGCGTGGCCCGCTCGTCGCGCGCGATGGCCCGCATCAGCGCGAGCGCGACCTTTTCGTAGCCGCCGGACTCCAGGTCGCTCTCGTCGCGCTCGCCCACGCCGGCCGCCTCGCGGTTTTCGGCCATGTACGTGGCCTCGCGCTCGGCCCGGGTCCGGTCCCAGGCGGCGAGGGCCGCGCCGGCGGGCTGCCCGGCCCGGCCGGCCTCGGCGTAGAAGCCCCGCTGCTGGTCGCGCAGGAAGGCCCCGCGCGTCTGCTTGGCCTCCTGGTACGTCCGTACGGTGTCACGGTTGAAGTAGTAGTAGTGGAGGTACTCGTTCGGGATCGCGCCGAGCGAGCGCAGCCACTCGGCACCGAAGAGCCGCCCCTCCTCGAAGGACTCCAGGGCCGCGGTGTCGGCCAGCAGCCGGGGCAGTTCGTCGCGGCCGCCGATGCGCAGCCCGCGCACCCACCCCAGGTGGTTGAGGCCGACGTAGTCGATCCACGCCTCCCCGGGCCGGGCCCCGAGCAGCCGGGCGATGCGCCGGCCGAGGCCCACGGGGGAATCGCAGATGCCGATCACCCGCGCGCCGAGCTCCTCGGCCATCGCCTCGGTGACCAGCCCGGCCGGATTGGTGAAGTTGATGACCCACGCCTCGGGGGCGGTACGGGCGATCCTGCGCGCGATCTCCCGGGCCACCGGCACGGTCCGCAGGCCGTACGCGATCCCGCCCGCGCCCACCGTCTCCTGGCCCAGCACTCCCTCGGCCAGGGCGATCCGCTCGTCGGCGGCACGGCCCTCCAGGCCTCCCACCCTGATGGCGGAGAAGACGAAGTCGGCCCCGCGCAGGGCCTCGTCGAGGTCCCCGGTGGCCGTGACGGCGGGTGCGTCCGGCACCCCGGCGGCCGCGGCCTGGTCCGCGAGCACCCGGGCCATGGCGGTGAGCCGCGCCGGGTCCTCGTCGTACAGCGTCACATGGGACACCCGGCCCTCGGCATGGTCGCCGAGCAGTGCTCCGTAGACGAGCGGCACGCGGAAGCCGCCCCCACCGAGGATCGTCAGCCGCACGCCCTTACCGCCCTTCGCCGTCACCGCACCCCGTGCCACGATCGGTGACACGGGATGGGATCCGTGGCACGCGACCTTCCGGCACCAGTCTCCCCCGTCCGGTCACCTGCGCCCGGTCACTCCCCCAGCGGCGGCACGGCGCGCAGTCTGGCGCCCTGCGGGTACGCGATCCCGCTGCCCCGGACGGGGCCCAGCGGTGCGCCCTGCGGCGCCGAGAGGACCAGGGTGACCCGGGTCAGTCCCATCTCGTCCAGCATTCGGCTGGATTCGGCCACCATCCGGCAGCGTACGACCCCCCACCGCGGGTCGGGGTGGCGCACGGTGCGCACCGCCCCGTCTTGCTCGGCGGCTTCGGCCCCGCGCTTGCTCAGCCAGTGCGGCACCCCGTACCGGTAGGCCGCCTCCATGAACGGGTCGCGGGCCACCTCCTGGCGGA
This genomic window from Streptomyces sp. NBC_01351 contains:
- a CDS encoding ATP-dependent DNA ligase; protein product: MDLPVMPPVKPMLAKSVAKIPPGMQYEAKWDGFRAIVHRDGDEIEIGSRTGKSLTRYFPELVAALRINLPDRCVMDGEIVIVNGGRLDFDRLTERIHPAASRVKLLAETTPASFVAFDLLALGDEALLDTPLTERRTALAQSLSTARPPVHLAPATTDPALAREWFERFEGAGLDGVIAKPLDLPYRPDARLMFKIKHERTADVVVAGFRFHKSGPIVGSLLLGLYDDTGVLQHVGVCAAFPMKRRAELVEELDPLRMEDPTGHPWAAWAEESAHESARLPGAQSRWTGKKDLSWVPLRPERVVEVAYDHMEGDRFRHTAQFRRWRPDRVPESCTYAQLEEVVGYDLAEVLGPRPDAAGAP
- a CDS encoding NAD(P)/FAD-dependent oxidoreductase, which codes for MAHVLVIGGGIGGLATALLAARHGHTAELFERDTRAPGTALDRDFFGWRRPSVPQAGQPHALLGAARAVLRHELPDVYEEMLRLGARERHELDWFDVRPPARPGDEDLVMIQARRILLESALATALRAEPGVVSRYGEPVTGLTAAPMPTAAPGTPGTPGIRVTGVTTDEGSYEGDLVVDAGGRRGGAERWLTAAGCRPAVVERHRTGLAYFCRWYRLPEGMDEGPRRPWAVTGGAFAGCAVFPADNRVFAVTLFVHTTDTTRSALRDPAIFEGAARAFPPGEAWLALGARPLSDVLATASLDNRWSPQADERGPVVSGLVPIGDAITHTNPTLGQGTSLALWAALRVARTAHQDPGSERFAAEYHDWAVRTLKPWFDFQVVADSAIGERFATRAVRSGTPREVAALFDCALEDPEVMRARARVRHLAEPPERAYAGPEIRARVARWLEARPDYAPRLAGPDRGEWEKLTTG
- a CDS encoding NAD(P)/FAD-dependent oxidoreductase, with amino-acid sequence MDDAKETMDSLFDVVVVGGGAAGLAGALTLVRARRSVLVIDSGSPRNAPAAHMHGYLGHDGRDPAELLSAGRAEVTGYGGRIRQGTAVAADRLPDGRFLVRCGDGSTVRARRLLVATGLVDELPAVPGLAARWGRDVLHCPYCHGWEVRDTPVAVLAGGPVSVHQAKLWRHWCEWTTLLAHTWKLTAEDRELLAALGIAVAEGEVTGLVVDGDDRLSGVTLAGGGALECRALVVAPRFAARSGVLTSLGLPTAGLERDGHVIGTCVASDAATGATALPGVWVAGNVTAPMAQVAGAAAQGVQAAVAINADLIEEQIRRAVEAYRAGS
- a CDS encoding helix-turn-helix domain-containing protein, with protein sequence MATEDRDSEARDEELAGVLTAVGPRLRALRRQRGTTLAELSETTGISLSTLSRLESGQRRPTLELLLPLARAHRVALDELVGAPETGDPRIRPRPFVRHGRTYVPLTRDFGGLHAYKTVLPPAEDSATVPELKVHEGYEWLYVLSGKVRLLLGEHDLVLGPGEAAEFDTRTPHAILNAGPRPAEFLNLFGPQGERIHVRARPTTTSPEGRR
- a CDS encoding nucleotide triphosphate diphosphatase NUDT15; this translates as MNTTDSTDSTDSTERPERAVPQPNAVVGVGLVVVAPDGRVLLGQAHDGRWELPGGKVDPGEGFEQAAARELAEETDLRAAPEGIRVLAVQISAKSGVTRLTAAAVTTTARGVPAVTEPHKIARWEWFAPEAIPATLYAPSAAVLRTWRPDLTALPHVPSYDYPTVAVQETHETH
- a CDS encoding MDR family MFS transporter, which encodes MTTAPAVAAAPPVLDRRRRNVIFGTIMLGVLLAALDQTIVGTALPTIVADLGGGDHMSWVVTSYLLAETVATVLVGKFGDMFGRKLIFQISAIIFITGSFLCGLASNMTLLIVWRGVQGIGAGGLMVTSMALIADVVPLRERGKYQGAIGAVFGVATVIGPLLGGLFTDNLTWRWCFYVNVPIAILVVVAAARTIPVVRAAGGAVIDYLGIAFVTAGASALILATSLGGNELAWSSATIIGLFVGGVVALVLFCLVEARAAEPMLPMRLFRNPVFSVCSVLSFVVGFAMLGAMTFLPTYLQYVDGDSATVSGVRTLPLVIGLLIASVFSGNVTSKTGRYRIFPIVGCAVMGVGLYLLSTMGPGTNAWLESLYMFVLGVGIGLCMQVLTIAVQNTVDYADLGTATSGVTFFRTLGSAFGTAVFGTIYANSLAPELEAGVAEAARATGQDPAQLGAAAQSPQGVHGLDPAAAGPVIDAYAEALHTVFLWTVPVAVVGFVVALFLKQVRLRDTARAGSTDMGDGFGSPVTASGDSAKLLELAVGKLVRNMGPEEARAIVDSSDTRLDIAGAWAVMQVDLMTRTVGYASLGLMAGRRSLPPEVLLPVFERMVDEGYLTRQNGFFSHTPAGEREAGVISAAWAEWLKDQLEQDRGRPRSEELRVAADAIAKRLLAEDLNEGHFAPRVGARV
- a CDS encoding 6-phospho-beta-glucosidase codes for the protein MRLTILGGGGFRVPLVYGALLGDHAEGRVSHVTLYDEDPARLTAMARVLADQAAAAGVPDAPAVTATGDLDEALRGADFVFSAIRVGGLEGRAADERIALAEGVLGQETVGAGGIAYGLRTVPVAREIARRIARTAPEAWVINFTNPAGLVTEAMAEELGARVIGICDSPVGLGRRIARLLGARPGEAWIDYVGLNHLGWVRGLRIGGRDELPRLLADTAALESFEEGRLFGAEWLRSLGAIPNEYLHYYYFNRDTVRTYQEAKQTRGAFLRDQQRGFYAEAGRAGQPAGAALAAWDRTRAEREATYMAENREAAGVGERDESDLESGGYEKVALALMRAIARDERATLILNVPNRSTLAVLDAEAVIEVPCLVDANGAHPVGVEQLPLHAVGLVTAVKAVEREVLAAAASGSRSAAVKAFALHPLVDSVGVARRLLDGYAATHPGLAYLR